Below is a window of Cupriavidus sp. MP-37 DNA.
GGCTTGCTTGCCCTTGGGGCCCTGGACCACCTCGAACGAGACGCGCTGGCCTTCCTTCAGCGTCTTGAAGCCCGCCATCTGGATAGCCGAAAAGTGCGCAAACAGTTCTTCTTCGCCCTCGTCCGGCTTGATGAACCCGAATCCCTTGGCGTCATTGAACCATTTGACGATACCGCTTGCCATATACTCCCCCAACGAAATAGCAGATTTTCAAGCGGGGAAGCTTGCCAGCCGGACGGCACGGACTGCGGCGCCATGGCTGGCCGCGTGCTGAGGTGCGGCCGGCGATGACGCGCGGCGAGGTGCTATCGCGAGACGGCCAGTCGGATTGCTGACTCGCCGCCGCGGGCCGTGGGCCTCCCTGCTCACGGATCACCCGCCTTGGCTGTTTGCTTTGGCTCGCCGGCCTTCGGTGGGTGTGCGACCGATTTTTCTGGCAAAGCCGGAGACTGTCAAGCTGGCGGATTCCCCACTGCCAGCAGGGTGTGGCAGGAACAGGACGGCGCCCGGTGTTACCGTTGCCATGAATTGGCGGCCGGCGGCGCGGATTTTCGGCCGGTGCGGCGACGTGCCTTGCAAGGCCTACCGCGCAACCAGCCGCTCCCATTTACCACGGAAAACCGGTGGCCGGACTCTTGAATCCACCGCCTTTTCCCCAAATTGCAGAGTTGCGAGTAAGGGTTAGAATAAAGCCATGGCTACACGGCTTGCGAATGTCCCACAACGCGAAGCGGGCACCATCCTGG
It encodes the following:
- a CDS encoding cold-shock protein, translated to MASGIVKWFNDAKGFGFIKPDEGEEELFAHFSAIQMAGFKTLKEGQRVSFEVVQGPKGKQATNIQDAS